In the Patescibacteria group bacterium genome, one interval contains:
- a CDS encoding phage terminase large subunit family protein, with translation MPTVQTNNSNPERATLLGYLVESAGIIERLEPELAIALFQHRSTRGEDMTLGDKPWLLDIYRDHSPLMVIIKSVQCGVTEYAIVKLMQKLRMGRSVLYVLPTLEVRNDVVNNRIDRLLSDVPFYKAGCIGTDNTGLKFIFNGVVKFVGSNVRMGFKEFPADDLIVDEFDECDQDNLAMAYDRLASAKNPTILKIANPTVSGCGIHAEYEKSDKKEWHIKCPACNEWQPLDWFVNFVHKTDDNSYLPVGFSSLSSLESVLFAVPGGDGFPPHCRRCNKPLDRHSVGQWVAEQSGCQTSGYHISKLFTNQITTDELWRRFQEALINQTKKQLFYNSELGLPYTGEGDQLTFTDLDKCKGDYLMGPTASWSVMGVDVGAVLHVAIDDFVENRRRALFRGIVPDWEELERVRQRFNSCVGVIDALPEIHKAREYAKKHGRFFVCEYTKEGRTGGDIINRDDHILKANRTESLDDMVAGILSQRVMYPKNVRSLGNGDFARHMMASTRVLDMKRKPVPVFVWTEGGQPDHFFHAENYVHMAAKIAGWGRSAYEVKWA, from the coding sequence TTGCCGACCGTACAGACGAACAACTCAAATCCCGAACGGGCGACCTTGCTCGGATATTTGGTCGAATCAGCCGGGATAATTGAACGCCTCGAACCGGAACTGGCGATTGCCCTGTTTCAGCATCGTTCGACGCGCGGCGAGGATATGACCCTCGGCGACAAGCCGTGGTTGCTCGATATCTACCGCGACCACTCCCCCCTTATGGTCATTATCAAGTCGGTGCAGTGCGGCGTTACGGAATATGCCATCGTCAAACTAATGCAGAAACTACGTATGGGCCGCTCGGTCTTATACGTCCTGCCGACCCTCGAAGTCCGCAACGATGTCGTCAATAACCGTATCGACCGGCTCTTGTCCGACGTGCCCTTTTACAAGGCAGGGTGCATCGGCACCGACAATACCGGGCTGAAATTCATTTTCAACGGCGTGGTCAAGTTCGTCGGTTCCAACGTGCGGATGGGTTTCAAGGAATTTCCCGCCGATGATTTGATCGTCGATGAATTCGACGAATGCGATCAGGATAATCTGGCAATGGCCTATGACCGTCTGGCCTCGGCCAAGAATCCGACTATCCTCAAGATTGCTAATCCGACCGTATCCGGTTGTGGTATCCATGCCGAATACGAAAAGTCCGATAAAAAAGAATGGCATATCAAGTGCCCGGCCTGCAACGAATGGCAACCACTCGACTGGTTCGTCAATTTCGTGCATAAGACCGACGATAACTCCTACCTTCCGGTAGGCTTTTCTTCTCTGTCTTCCCTTGAGTCTGTGCTGTTTGCGGTGCCCGGCGGTGATGGATTCCCTCCCCATTGCCGCCGGTGTAATAAGCCTCTCGACCGCCATAGCGTCGGGCAATGGGTGGCCGAACAATCCGGCTGTCAAACATCGGGCTATCATATCAGCAAACTGTTCACGAATCAGATTACGACCGACGAACTCTGGCGGCGGTTTCAGGAAGCCTTGATCAATCAGACCAAGAAGCAACTCTTTTACAATTCCGAGTTGGGTCTGCCCTACACCGGCGAGGGCGATCAACTGACCTTTACCGACTTGGATAAGTGCAAAGGCGATTATCTCATGGGGCCGACAGCCTCATGGTCGGTTATGGGCGTGGACGTGGGGGCCGTCTTGCACGTAGCCATTGATGATTTTGTCGAGAATCGCAGACGGGCGTTATTCCGGGGCATCGTGCCCGATTGGGAAGAACTTGAACGAGTGAGACAGCGGTTCAATTCTTGCGTCGGGGTCATTGATGCTCTGCCTGAAATTCACAAGGCGCGGGAATACGCCAAGAAGCACGGACGCTTCTTTGTCTGCGAATATACCAAAGAAGGCAGGACGGGCGGCGATATCATCAACCGGGACGACCATATTCTGAAAGCCAATCGCACCGAATCGCTTGATGATATGGTGGCGGGCATCCTGTCCCAGCGGGTCATGTATCCGAAGAATGTCCGCTCGCTTGGTAACGGTGATTTCGCCCGGCACATGATGGCCTCCACCCGGGTACTGGATATGAAGCGTAAGCCGGTGCCGGTGTTCGTCTGGACAGAGGGCGGACAGCCCGACCACTTCTTCCACGCGGAAAACTATGTTCACATGGCGGCCAAGATAGCGGGCTGGGGCCGGTCTGCTTACGAAGTAAAATGGGCGTGA
- a CDS encoding phage portal protein, with the protein MNIINRIMQRLAGHKANDGEVHQTIVYVGGRPVIFTGEVFDINQADRIDINVAIAMRLILNCIGGLPLSVKVKTVAEGKEVFEDDEGHPANAIINKPNTFHSQREIIVHMVQSLLLTGNAYLILDKFSTDGNAFELWPQLPWMMDVLRDKVSGKATGYVFDPMQRKIFYPFEAIVHARNYHMSDPFKGVNPLRPAQEIIRTDQYAIDYNKQWFENHAVPEIFFKNSNTFPTEEDEKRFLKSLEERHRGSKRQHRAGVLPPGVEPVPIVQSFRDMMYIEGLKLNREQILGYFGVPPSEAGVLEFASYANAMIQKRSWWENTLIPICGIIEEAYNTQLIWRHFDEEHSLKFNYTGVKALQDDRVQLATYLGTLVTAGVMTPNEARKEVGLAPADNNPAADELRSIAPSGFSDNTDDEDLDNEPRGDDEKTFPAPEGQNKAERNRTSPRYKKWQRFDKRVRREERAFAKVMAAYFTKQRDRVITALNSITQNGIFLNSWLFQIDCEFKAGKQDDAENESSKIFNRGTENQILRTDGGQYVRKTVYESGQAAMDELGFGLNFNINNPNVRQSIELLMNRIETINDKSYEKIKQLLQEAYEQGWSAKELEKNIRDTYARWIKGDTVTQARAMTIARTEMASAVNGGTVMGYGQAGIEEKEWLATIDGDTRESHMAADGQKVGINNNFDIGGVALRYPGDPAGPPEETINCRCTVMPVIK; encoded by the coding sequence ATGAATATCATTAATCGCATAATGCAACGGTTGGCGGGGCACAAGGCAAACGATGGCGAGGTGCATCAAACCATCGTCTATGTCGGCGGTCGTCCCGTCATATTCACGGGCGAGGTATTCGATATCAATCAGGCCGACCGCATTGATATCAACGTCGCTATCGCCATGCGCCTTATCCTGAACTGCATCGGCGGCCTGCCATTGTCGGTTAAGGTTAAGACTGTTGCCGAAGGCAAAGAGGTATTCGAGGACGACGAAGGGCATCCGGCCAACGCCATAATCAATAAGCCGAATACCTTTCATTCGCAAAGAGAAATTATCGTCCACATGGTGCAATCGTTACTCCTGACCGGCAACGCTTATCTGATTCTCGATAAATTCTCGACGGATGGCAATGCCTTCGAACTCTGGCCGCAATTACCCTGGATGATGGATGTTCTGCGCGACAAAGTGAGCGGCAAGGCGACGGGGTATGTGTTCGATCCGATGCAACGGAAAATATTCTATCCCTTCGAGGCTATAGTCCATGCCCGCAATTATCACATGAGCGACCCCTTCAAGGGGGTTAATCCTTTACGGCCCGCGCAGGAGATAATCCGCACCGACCAGTATGCGATTGATTATAATAAACAATGGTTCGAGAATCATGCCGTGCCGGAAATATTCTTCAAGAATTCCAATACCTTCCCGACCGAAGAAGACGAAAAGCGATTTCTGAAATCCCTCGAAGAAAGACATAGGGGGTCGAAGCGGCAACATCGGGCAGGCGTTCTACCGCCGGGCGTGGAGCCGGTGCCGATAGTGCAGTCCTTCCGCGACATGATGTATATCGAGGGCCTGAAACTTAATCGTGAGCAAATCTTGGGATACTTCGGCGTCCCGCCGTCCGAGGCCGGGGTTCTCGAATTCGCATCTTACGCCAACGCCATGATTCAAAAGCGGTCGTGGTGGGAAAATACTCTGATTCCCATTTGCGGGATTATCGAAGAAGCCTATAACACGCAACTGATATGGCGCCACTTCGACGAAGAACACTCCCTCAAGTTTAATTATACCGGCGTCAAGGCCCTGCAGGATGACCGGGTGCAACTGGCGACTTATCTGGGCACGCTGGTAACTGCCGGGGTGATGACACCTAATGAAGCGCGTAAGGAAGTCGGCCTGGCCCCGGCGGATAACAATCCCGCCGCCGATGAATTGCGGTCGATTGCACCGTCCGGTTTCAGTGATAATACCGATGACGAGGATTTGGACAACGAACCGAGGGGGGATGATGAAAAGACCTTTCCCGCCCCGGAAGGTCAAAATAAGGCGGAAAGAAACCGCACGTCCCCCCGCTATAAAAAATGGCAACGGTTCGATAAGCGCGTGCGGCGTGAAGAGCGCGCCTTCGCCAAAGTCATGGCCGCCTATTTCACGAAACAGCGTGATCGCGTAATCACCGCCCTGAACAGCATTACGCAAAACGGAATATTTCTGAATTCCTGGCTGTTTCAAATAGACTGCGAATTCAAGGCGGGCAAGCAGGATGATGCCGAAAACGAATCGTCGAAAATATTCAATCGGGGCACCGAGAACCAAATCTTACGCACCGACGGCGGACAGTACGTTCGCAAAACGGTTTATGAGTCGGGGCAGGCGGCAATGGACGAATTGGGGTTTGGCCTCAATTTCAATATTAACAATCCCAACGTACGGCAGAGTATCGAATTACTGATGAATCGCATCGAAACGATTAACGATAAATCTTACGAAAAAATAAAACAATTATTGCAGGAAGCGTATGAACAAGGCTGGTCGGCGAAGGAATTGGAAAAGAATATCCGGGACACCTATGCCCGATGGATAAAGGGCGATACCGTCACGCAGGCGCGCGCCATGACTATTGCCCGGACGGAAATGGCCTCGGCGGTCAATGGCGGCACCGTTATGGGTTACGGTCAGGCGGGCATTGAAGAAAAAGAATGGCTGGCGACTATCGACGGGGATACGCGCGAAAGCCACATGGCGGCTGATGGCCAGAAGGTCGGGATAAATAATAATTTCGATATCGGCGGTGTGGCCCTGCGTTATCCCGGTGATCCTGCCGGGCCGCCCGAAGAAACCATAAATTGCAGATGCACTGTTATGCCGGTGATAAAATAA